The following DNA comes from Hordeum vulgare subsp. vulgare chromosome 3H, MorexV3_pseudomolecules_assembly, whole genome shotgun sequence.
TCGAGAAACTGTTCTCACAAAATAGTCATGCTAGTTTTTACCTCATGATAGCTAACCCAGATGGTTTAAGTATTCGTCTCATCTCCTTAAAAACATCCATTggttttgtcaagtagtctacacTAACctagaaacacacacacacacacacacacacacacacacacacaaaaaggaaACTTATTACCATTCGATACATGCAACTAGATAGAGGCCCAAATGTAAATTAGTATGGCCTACAAAAGATGGGCCAGTTGTTCAGCAGGACAGAATTCATCATAAGAACACCATACCACGTTGGTTATAACATCAAAGGTGTTATCGTCGAAAGGAAGCTTCGGGTTCAGATTGAGGTCTTGCACAACATACTCTGTCAAAACCTATTATCACCAGCAAACAAGAAGACAGTTGCCAAAAAACATTAGGGCTGGTGTACCAGCCGAAaagaaataacaagtggcaagacgTGTTAATAGTACAAAGAGCCATTTCTAGTAGAGTACATGTACGGTGTCATGTTTAGAATTTTTTGCCACGGCCCCAATGGAGAGCCCTCAACTAGACTCAATAGTTAATGAACACATACATATATATCCAAATGTACAAAATCACACTAATTTAGTAAAACCAAATTTATATCTGAAAGAAATGAAGTTACTATATCGTATCTAGTTACTATGCTTCAGTTATAGACAGAGAGTGATTGAACTGCCTATCTTAACTTTTATCCTATTACCACCAGAAAAGGTTTCTTTGTCTGAACAGTCATTTCTTCTGTAGCAACATAGATACTACATATACTACAGTCATCATCAGTCATATGACTACTATCTCAAAAACCATCAGGAGAATCAGAATGCAGCATAATTCACCAACTGAGTCAACTGTTGCTCaatccaaaataaaataaaaaccaagCCATGTTGCTCAATCCAAAACAAAATACAAATCAAGGACATGTTGCTCAATCCATAATGCTTTAACAGCTGTTGCTGTAATCTTGTAACTGAAAAAGAGAATAGCAGACCAAATGTCCAAAATCACACTAATTTAGTAAGGAAGCGGTACCGGATTCTTCTTCAGCTCGTCTTCATTCATACCCATCCCTACGATCTTCTCTTGCTTGTACCCGGCTGGATAATGGCTCACCTGGATAAAGCGGAAACCAGTAAGCCACTTGGCAAGAAAACGTTGAGATGAGCGTGATAACATGCGAACTCCAAATTCCTACCCACCCAGCTACTGCACATGTCCAGGATGGCCACGCCAGGAGTGTTGCTTGGAGGAAGAgcttgcgagtagtactttgtgaGCGCCCTGATTGCTTGGTCATCAATGTGCGTCACAAAACGGGGAGCTGAGTAGAACTCAGTATCTGATGACCTGCCAAGTAGCAAGAACGCATCATACATCATCGGGGCATCAGATCATACAAATAGATATAAGAAGTAGCAAAGAATCATAAGCCACTGGCTAAGGAATCCCGGAAAGTGTGCTCTGCCACTTACTCGTCGAAGCGGCTGAAGTCTTCGGGCTTGAAAGGGAACTCGTCCGGCCACTCGACATCCTTCAAAATCTGCGAAGCACGAAAGACAGTTCGCACAGCTCTGAAGGCATGCCGGTGCCCCGCCGCGCGCACGGCGGCGCACTAGGACTCTAGGAGGAAGCAGAGAAAGGGTGACGCATACGACGAAGACGAACCTGTTCGACAGGGgaaaccccctgccttggccgcgCCGCGGCCACGAACGAGCGGGATGGGGCACCACCGGAGGCCATGCGGGCGAGCTGGTCGACGAAAGCGGCGCCGAGGCCGAGGAAGACGCGCCGCGCTGCCTGCGGCGGCACCGGAGGGCGGCGGGcacgtggggcggcggcggcgcgggcgcgAAGCGTCCTAGCGCGGGACCTTCTCAGAGCGACGAGGAGTAGGTCGGGGCGTGGCGCGAGGGTGGCCATGGAAGGGGGGACGGGCGGGCGGCGGCGGTTAGGAGGGGGGCGCGAGTGCGACGCGGTGCCGCCATGTCTGTGTGTTATGCTGCTGGTGCGCCCAAGAGAGGCGTCGTGGCGCCACGCGCGTCGCAGAGGCAGAGACGTATCTGCCCGTGGAATGGATTGGGGTTTGGTTTGGCTCGTTCGTTGGCTGCTGTGGACGCCTGTCGTGCGGGCCCTGTTTGATCCCCTGCGGTGACGCATTCGCCATAGTCATAGACAAGCACTACCACCTCCTCGCACTCTCGGCCGCTCGCCACGGACGACGCATCGATGCTCGACGTCATTGCCGGCTTAGCCTCCCTAGCCTCCACCATCGACAAGCCCCACGCCATCCGTAAAACGGCATCGTCCACCAAGAAGAAGGGGCAGACGGACGTGTAGCGAATCGTGCAATCGTCCAAGAGGGCTAGCCACAGAAAGGTGGAGGCTGACAACCTTAAAACAACAGTCGTCATGACTGCCCTTCGCCGTTGTCACACAACAGGAGGCTACCATCACGGAGGACAACACCTTCGTCATATTGTGCTTCCATCGTCTTGGTGAAAGTCTTGTGCTACTATACGCAGAAGATCATCGCATCTTGCTTAGATAGATTTGTCTAGTATCACTCGCTATATTATCATTCAGTTATATTTCCATGTGATTCTCTTTGGTGCAATGACTATCTAGTTTATTCCACTGTTGTGTTtggtttttctttgaagtttcgaaAGAAATTTTAATCTCATTGATCCCCCTCTGGTCGATATACTCACGGTCCTAACATTGTCGTGGTGTTCTCACGAGAGATGTCATGGGATGCTTAACTAGTGTGGTCGGGGCCAAAGGATGCTGGTGGGTTTCGGGAGCGAGATTGGGGATAAGAGGTgcgagacacacgatgtacccaggttcgggacccTCCGTGGAAGGTAACAACCCTAGTCATGTTTGATAAAATATATGAGGGATGAGTAGTACAATGGTGCTCTTTGAGCGGTacgccggaggaggaagaaggagctagcaCTCCCTTCTTGCATCTCCCGTTTGGTGTGGGTGTGTGGGTGTGTGTTTGAGAAAGTTCCAAGCAACCCCTCAACGAGGAGGGGggctgggggggggggttatTGGTCAACCCCAGCTTACACTGTGTGACAGAAAAGGGGGGTGGGCATCGGCAGGCAGTCTCTCTAGCCTGTTCTGGGCCCTGTTGGTTGCCAAGTCTCGTCGAAGGTAGGGCCCACCGGTTGCAGGGTCCCGTTGTTGGAGGGGCCCGTCGACTAACTA
Coding sequences within:
- the LOC123444259 gene encoding uncharacterized protein LOC123444259 — its product is MATLAPRPDLLLVALRRSRARTLRARAAAAPRARRPPVPPQAARRVFLGLGAAFVDQLARMASGGAPSRSFVAAARPRQGVSPVEQILKDVEWPDEFPFKPEDFSRFDESSDTEFYSAPRFVTHIDDQAIRALTKYYSQALPPSNTPGVAILDMCSSWVSHYPAGYKQEKIVGMGMNEDELKKNPVLTEYVVQDLNLNPKLPFDDNTFDVITNVVSVDYLTKPMDVFKEMRRILKPSGLAIMSFSNRCFWTKAISIWTSTGDADHAWIVGAYFHYAGGFEPPEAVDISPNPGQTDPMYIVCSRKKIA